A single genomic interval of Lathyrus oleraceus cultivar Zhongwan6 chromosome 7, CAAS_Psat_ZW6_1.0, whole genome shotgun sequence harbors:
- the LOC127105982 gene encoding uncharacterized protein LOC127105982, with translation MDPSLPLSQKQQYHDSKLRLMCSYGGHIKPFDNSLFYIGGDTRIVTVDRNSSLTQICSRLSQTLLHGRKPFTLKYHLPNEDLDNLITVSTNEDLQNMIEEYDSLSSNLSPYPSRLRLFLFLSKPETAVSMGNYDNSDDHAWFVEALNNSGILSRVVSDSATMVGNNCLLNLDDDDHHVNTNSTSVKEHLIDMDYSVPVEEKDNMFNYSSIAKLSPIEVDDIKSEVSDKNQQHQSVYIHGPSGTGQVPISSYYPIYAPQSYQQLHQYPVYKTSVGSNPAFVQIPSNQFQQYVSLPQNLNIHQTIFGYEYSGAKQEQVYYTRQHHAGTIAPPQDSNP, from the coding sequence ATGGATCCATCACTCCCCTTATCACAAAAACAACAATATCATGATTCCAAGCTCCGCCTCATGTGCAGCTACGGCGGCCACATCAAGCCATTCGACAACTCACTCTTCTACATCGGCGGAGACACTCGCATAGTCACCGTCGACCGCAACTCTTCCTTAACACAGATCTGTTCTCGTCTCTCTCAGACACTCCTTCACGGTAGAAAACCTTTCACTCTCAAGTACCATCTTCCCAATGAAGACCTCGATAATCTCATCACTGTTTCCACCAACGAAGACCTCCAGAACATGATCGAAGAATACGATAGTTTGTCTTCAAACCTTTCACCTTATCCTTCTCGACTCAGATTGTTCCTGTTTTTATCCAAACCAGAAACCGCTGTTTCTATGGGCAACTACGATAACTCAGACGATCATGCGTGGTTTGTGGAGGCTCTCAACAACTCAGGTATTCTGTCCCGAGTCGTTTCTGATTCCGCTACCATGGTTGGTAATAATTGCCTGCTCAACCTTGATGATGATGATCATCATGTTAATACTAATAGTACTAGTGTTAAGGAGCATTTGATTGATATGGATTACTCGGTGCCTGTGGAAGAGAAAGACAACATGTTTAACTATTCTTCTATTGCTAAGCTTTCTCCAATAGAAGTTGATGATATCAAAAGTGAAGTATCTGATAAAAACCAGCAACATCAATCTGTCTATATTCATGGTCCTTCTGGTACAGGTCAGGTTCCAATATCATCTTACTACCCAATTTATGCACCACAATCATACCAACAACTTCATCAATACCCAGTTTATAAAACTTCAGTGGGGTCAAATCCTGCTTTTGTTCAAATACCTTCCAATCAATTTCAGCAGTATGTAAGTTTGCCTCAAAATCTAAATATCCATCAGACTATTTTTGGTTATGAATATAGTGGAGCTAAGCAAGAGCAAGTATACTACACACGACAACATCATGCAGGCACAATTGCACCACCTCAGGACAGCAATCCATGA